ACTTCTGCACCTAAGTCTTGAATAACATTAATCGCTGCCAAAACATCATCACAATAATTTGGGTCTAAAATGACAGACTTCCCTTTAGCAAGAAGAGCCATAGCTAAGGCTCGTTGTAAATAACTTTTAGAAGTTGGCGCCTTAATAGCCCCTTTAACTTCTGAACGCGAAACTGTCTTATTCACTAAGCTTTAATCCTCACTAAAATATCCGCCAATTGTTCTGCTGACAGTTGACCGTCTGCTGTTTTACTTTCTTTATCAAAAGCAACAAAAGTAAATGGTGCACCGAGCAAAACAGAAGCTATTCTGGTAATTCTACCCAACTCGCCCATCCCAATAACAATCAAATTCAACTCGCTATCATATAAAGACATCAATCTTGCAGAATCTTTACGATCAGTTACCATGCAAGCTATTTTAATAATATCTGGGTTATAC
This DNA window, taken from Candidatus Margulisiibacteriota bacterium, encodes the following:
- a CDS encoding 3-phosphoshikimate 1-carboxyvinyltransferase; amino-acid sequence: MNKTVSRSEVKGAIKAPTSKSYLQRALAMALLAKGKSVILDPNYCDDVLAAINVIQDLGAEV